A stretch of Primulina tabacum isolate GXHZ01 chromosome 13, ASM2559414v2, whole genome shotgun sequence DNA encodes these proteins:
- the LOC142522563 gene encoding increased DNA methylation 3-like isoform X1, with product MTETMDPSDNKTEGMEIYDCDPCNVPVTGNMTQSFMLPLIPIPKVEDWCSNTSIVLTGTACRDGIGPPVGTVDIGVSTSAYYFCIALPGVKKDPGQFSIEIQRDGSVCVKGLTSTGSKTITKYSRVFEMKYQRQCPPGPFTLSFGLPGPVDPRLFSPSFRSDGILEGVVAKYKGCQLS from the exons a TGACAGAGACAATGGATCCAAGTGACAACAAAACTGAAGGAATGGAAATATATGATTGCGATCCATGCAATGTCCCAGTTACCGGTAACATGACCCAGTCGTTCATGTTACCTCTAATACCCATTCCAAAGGTGGAAGATTGGTGTTCGAACACATCGATTGTGTTGACTGGAACAGCATGTAGAGACGGGATTGGACCTCCTGTTGGAACAGTGGACATTGGTGTGAGCACATCAGCATATTATTTCTGCATTGCTCTACCTGGAGTTAAGAAGGATCCAG gTCAATTCAGCATTGAGATCCAACGGGATGGAAGTGTCTGCGTTAAAGGATTAACTTCAACAGGTAGCAAAACCATCACGAAATACTCTCGAGTCTTCGAAATGAAATACCAACGGCAATGCCCCCCTGGACCCTTCACGCTTTCCTTCGGCCTGCCGGGACCTGTTGATCCAAGGTTGTTCTCTCCCAGTTTTAGATCTGACGGCATCTTGGAAGGTGTCGTAGCAAAATACAAAGGGTGTCAGTTGTCTTAA
- the LOC142522563 gene encoding increased DNA methylation 3-like isoform X2: protein MDPSDNKTEGMEIYDCDPCNVPVTGNMTQSFMLPLIPIPKVEDWCSNTSIVLTGTACRDGIGPPVGTVDIGVSTSAYYFCIALPGVKKDPGQFSIEIQRDGSVCVKGLTSTGSKTITKYSRVFEMKYQRQCPPGPFTLSFGLPGPVDPRLFSPSFRSDGILEGVVAKYKGCQLS from the exons ATGGATCCAAGTGACAACAAAACTGAAGGAATGGAAATATATGATTGCGATCCATGCAATGTCCCAGTTACCGGTAACATGACCCAGTCGTTCATGTTACCTCTAATACCCATTCCAAAGGTGGAAGATTGGTGTTCGAACACATCGATTGTGTTGACTGGAACAGCATGTAGAGACGGGATTGGACCTCCTGTTGGAACAGTGGACATTGGTGTGAGCACATCAGCATATTATTTCTGCATTGCTCTACCTGGAGTTAAGAAGGATCCAG gTCAATTCAGCATTGAGATCCAACGGGATGGAAGTGTCTGCGTTAAAGGATTAACTTCAACAGGTAGCAAAACCATCACGAAATACTCTCGAGTCTTCGAAATGAAATACCAACGGCAATGCCCCCCTGGACCCTTCACGCTTTCCTTCGGCCTGCCGGGACCTGTTGATCCAAGGTTGTTCTCTCCCAGTTTTAGATCTGACGGCATCTTGGAAGGTGTCGTAGCAAAATACAAAGGGTGTCAGTTGTCTTAA